From the Selenomonas timonae genome, one window contains:
- the argB gene encoding acetylglutamate kinase, giving the protein MYSDHDKAEILVDALPYIQEFYGKTVVIKYGGNAMINDALKENVMRDVALMKFVGIRPILVHGGGPEITGFLKKVGKESEFVSGLRVTDEETVEIAEMVLDGKLNSEIVGLLNLRSVRAVGLSGKDAGLIKAKKKHATVYENDEARTVDIGYVGEVTEIDTGIIVDLLNQGYVPVIAPIGMGAEGESYNINADYVAAEIAGALHAEKFLLLTDVEGVYKDFGDKSSFLSQLHMDEAKEYIRSGVIAGGMIPKVEACLRALEAGAHKTHIIDGRLAHSIILEIFTSRGIGTMVLP; this is encoded by the coding sequence ATGTACTCCGATCATGACAAGGCGGAAATTCTTGTAGACGCACTCCCATACATTCAGGAGTTCTACGGGAAAACGGTCGTCATCAAATACGGCGGCAACGCGATGATCAACGACGCACTGAAGGAAAATGTCATGCGCGACGTGGCGCTGATGAAGTTTGTCGGCATCCGTCCGATCCTCGTGCACGGGGGAGGACCCGAGATCACGGGCTTTCTCAAGAAGGTCGGCAAGGAGAGTGAGTTTGTCTCGGGGCTCCGTGTGACCGACGAGGAGACTGTCGAGATCGCCGAGATGGTTCTCGACGGTAAGCTGAACTCAGAGATTGTGGGACTGCTCAATCTGCGCAGCGTGCGTGCGGTCGGGCTCAGCGGCAAGGACGCAGGGCTCATCAAGGCGAAGAAGAAGCACGCGACTGTCTATGAAAACGACGAGGCGCGTACGGTGGACATCGGCTACGTCGGGGAGGTCACGGAGATCGATACGGGCATCATCGTCGATCTCCTCAATCAGGGCTATGTACCCGTCATTGCCCCCATCGGCATGGGGGCTGAGGGAGAGAGCTACAATATCAATGCGGACTATGTTGCAGCGGAGATTGCGGGGGCGCTGCATGCAGAGAAATTCCTGCTCCTTACGGATGTGGAAGGCGTCTACAAGGATTTTGGCGACAAGAGCAGTTTCCTCTCGCAGCTGCACATGGACGAGGCGAAGGAATACATACGCAGCGGCGTCATTGCGGGCGGCATGATTCCGAAGGTGGAGGCGTGTCTTAGGGCACTTGAGGCGGGGGCGCACAAGACCCATATCATCGACGGGCGGCTTGCACACTCCATCATCTTGGAGATCTTCACCTCGCGCGGTATCGGAACGATGGTGCTTCCGTAG